From a region of the Bradyrhizobium sp. KBS0727 genome:
- a CDS encoding gamma-glutamyltransferase family protein, translated as MSSVNHDPFTTRPEIEGTFGVVTSTHWIATAVGMATLERGGNAFDAGVATAFTLQVVEPHLNGPGGDVPIIVHDVKRGRTEVICGQGTAPAGATIAHYRSEGLDMVPGTGLLAACVPGTFESWMLLLRDYGTLRLRDVLEPAIIYARDGYPLVERISATIATVEQLFRKHWTSSAAVYLPDDKVPVPGTLFTNRKLAETYTRILQEAESAGPDRVAQIECARKAWSHGFVAEAIDRFCRTQDVMDVSGAPHRGVLTADDIARWQPTIEAPLTYDYKNYTVCKAGVWSQGPVMLQQLALLKGFDLDGLDPTGPEFIHLQIECAKLAFADREKFYGDPKFTDVPIATLLSDEYNDARRVLITDKASLDFIPGSVEGFGSVVKMRRQEGQREAVGAMGAGEPTVGRFGEVRGDTVHFDIVDQAGNMISATPSGGWLQSSPVIPDLGFCLGTRAQMFWLEENHPAALAPGKRPRTTLSPTMALRDGEPYIAWGSPGGDQQDQWTTQFFLRHVHAGMNMQEAIDAPAWHSEHFPISFWPRTARPGVLVVESRLPAATIAALKERGHVVETGPAWSEGRLTAASKIGRRRRAAANPRGMQGYAAGR; from the coding sequence ATGAGCAGCGTCAATCACGATCCATTCACCACCCGGCCGGAGATCGAGGGTACATTCGGAGTCGTCACATCGACGCACTGGATCGCGACTGCCGTAGGGATGGCGACGCTGGAAAGAGGGGGCAACGCATTTGATGCCGGTGTTGCCACCGCATTCACGCTGCAGGTTGTCGAACCGCACCTGAACGGTCCGGGCGGCGACGTGCCGATCATCGTGCACGATGTGAAGCGTGGACGCACCGAGGTGATCTGCGGCCAGGGCACGGCGCCCGCCGGCGCCACCATCGCGCATTATCGCAGCGAAGGCCTCGACATGGTGCCCGGCACCGGATTGCTGGCGGCTTGCGTGCCCGGCACCTTCGAATCCTGGATGTTGCTGCTGCGCGACTATGGCACGCTGCGGCTGCGGGACGTGCTCGAGCCGGCCATCATCTATGCCCGCGACGGCTATCCGCTGGTGGAGCGCATATCGGCAACCATTGCCACGGTCGAACAGCTGTTCCGCAAGCACTGGACCAGTTCGGCGGCGGTCTATCTGCCTGATGACAAGGTGCCGGTGCCCGGCACCCTGTTCACCAACCGGAAGCTGGCCGAGACCTACACGCGGATCCTGCAGGAAGCCGAAAGCGCGGGCCCTGACCGCGTCGCGCAGATCGAGTGCGCGCGCAAGGCGTGGTCGCACGGTTTCGTCGCCGAGGCGATCGACCGCTTCTGCCGGACGCAGGATGTCATGGACGTCAGCGGAGCGCCGCATCGCGGCGTGCTGACGGCCGACGACATAGCGCGCTGGCAGCCGACCATCGAGGCCCCGTTGACCTATGACTACAAGAACTACACCGTCTGCAAGGCCGGCGTATGGAGCCAGGGTCCGGTGATGCTGCAACAGCTCGCCTTGCTGAAGGGATTCGATCTCGACGGTCTCGACCCGACCGGCCCCGAGTTCATCCATCTGCAGATCGAGTGCGCCAAGCTCGCTTTTGCCGACCGCGAGAAGTTCTACGGCGACCCCAAATTCACCGATGTCCCGATCGCGACCCTGCTGTCGGACGAATACAACGATGCGCGCCGGGTGCTGATCACGGACAAGGCGTCGCTCGATTTTATTCCGGGCTCGGTGGAAGGCTTTGGTTCAGTTGTGAAAATGCGCCGGCAGGAAGGCCAGCGCGAGGCGGTCGGCGCGATGGGGGCGGGAGAGCCCACCGTCGGCCGGTTTGGCGAAGTCCGTGGCGACACCGTGCATTTCGACATTGTCGACCAGGCCGGCAACATGATCTCGGCGACCCCGTCGGGCGGTTGGCTGCAGTCTTCGCCGGTAATTCCCGACCTCGGCTTTTGCCTCGGCACCCGTGCGCAGATGTTCTGGCTCGAAGAGAACCATCCGGCGGCGCTGGCGCCGGGCAAGCGCCCGCGCACGACGCTCAGCCCCACCATGGCGCTGCGGGACGGCGAGCCGTACATCGCGTGGGGCTCGCCCGGCGGCGACCAGCAGGACCAATGGACAACGCAATTCTTCCTGCGCCATGTTCACGCCGGCATGAACATGCAGGAAGCGATCGACGCGCCCGCCTGGCATTCCGAGCATTTTCCGATCTCGTTCTGGCCGCGCACCGCGCGTCCCGGCGTGCTGGTGGTGGAGAGCCGCTTGCCGGCGGCGACCATCGCGGCTCTGAAGGAGCGGGGCCATGTGGTCGAGACCGGGCCGGCCTGGTCGGAAGGACGGCTGACCGCCGCCTCGAAGATCGGCCGCCGCCGCCGCGCTGCCGCCAATCCGCGCGGCATGCAGGGCTACGCGGCCGGACGCTGA
- a CDS encoding VOC family protein, which yields MAFSLDHVVINTLFDMDVAETLMARLGFTLTPRGYHSLGSINHLIMFEGHYLELVGLPSGTDVLRQEVLESPRGLNGLVFQASDIDATVAQLQGSKLAILAPQSFSRPVTLDGIEQLARFRTVRTASELFEAGRVYYCQHYTPELVWRREWMSHANGSTGLSELVVVTETADADLLHYSKAAQAAMSSPAEGVWTVDLPDSFRITLLSLARYRERYGQLCVDAGGRRSFFGAIVLKAPDLGRIPRDPAVLAGLRASEAVHSLALSVPCLNTLLEFRNDR from the coding sequence ATGGCCTTCTCTCTCGATCACGTGGTGATCAATACGCTGTTCGACATGGACGTCGCCGAGACGCTGATGGCCCGGCTCGGTTTCACGCTGACGCCGCGCGGCTATCATTCGTTAGGCTCGATCAATCACCTCATCATGTTCGAGGGCCATTACCTGGAGCTGGTTGGCCTTCCCTCCGGCACCGACGTGCTGCGTCAGGAGGTGCTGGAGAGCCCGCGCGGCCTGAACGGGCTGGTCTTCCAGGCCAGCGACATCGACGCCACCGTCGCGCAGCTACAGGGCAGCAAGCTCGCAATTCTCGCGCCGCAAAGCTTCTCGCGCCCGGTGACGCTCGACGGAATCGAGCAACTGGCCCGATTCCGCACGGTACGGACGGCATCGGAACTGTTCGAAGCAGGGCGCGTCTATTATTGCCAGCATTATACCCCCGAGCTGGTCTGGCGCCGCGAATGGATGTCGCATGCCAACGGCAGCACCGGCCTCAGCGAACTGGTGGTCGTGACCGAGACGGCAGACGCGGATCTCTTGCATTATTCCAAGGCGGCCCAGGCGGCGATGAGTAGCCCTGCCGAGGGCGTCTGGACCGTCGATCTTCCCGATTCCTTTCGGATCACGCTGCTGTCTCTGGCGCGTTATCGCGAACGTTACGGTCAACTCTGTGTCGATGCCGGGGGCCGGCGCAGCTTCTTCGGCGCCATCGTCCTGAAGGCGCCCGACCTCGGGCGGATTCCGCGCGATCCGGCCGTGCTTGCCGGGCTTCGGGCGAGCGAGGCGGTGCATTCCCTGGCGCTGTCGGTGCCTTGCCTGAATACACTGCTGGAATTTCGCAACGACCGCTGA
- a CDS encoding ABC transporter ATP-binding protein, with product MAPLDPVATATEAPRILLDDVSISFETDRGRLHVVDRVSLAVGKAEFVVLVGPSGCGKSTILRAIAGLTRAESGTVSVDDKNVDGPPEHIGFMFQKDTLLPWQTVRGNIEVGLDLAGVSQARRAPRMAELLALLRLSDFRDAYPAQLSGGMRHRVSLGRMLAYEPAVMLMDEPFGALDFQTKVVMGRELLRIWEAERRSILFVTHDIEEAVALADRVLVFSPRPARIVAEHRIALPRPRDLRALRANPEFTGYTRAIWQALGDAE from the coding sequence TTGGCGCCGCTCGACCCAGTAGCGACCGCGACCGAGGCGCCGCGCATCCTGCTCGACGATGTCTCGATCTCGTTCGAGACCGATCGCGGCCGCCTGCACGTGGTGGACCGCGTCAGCCTGGCGGTGGGCAAGGCCGAGTTCGTGGTGCTGGTCGGACCGAGCGGCTGCGGCAAGTCGACGATCCTGCGCGCCATCGCCGGCCTGACCCGAGCCGAGAGCGGGACCGTCAGCGTCGACGACAAGAATGTCGACGGCCCGCCGGAACACATCGGGTTCATGTTTCAAAAGGACACGCTGCTGCCGTGGCAGACGGTACGCGGGAATATCGAGGTGGGCCTTGACCTGGCTGGCGTATCGCAAGCCCGAAGAGCGCCGCGAATGGCCGAGCTGTTGGCGCTGCTGCGACTGTCAGACTTTCGCGATGCCTATCCGGCGCAATTGTCCGGCGGCATGCGCCACCGCGTGTCACTCGGCCGCATGCTGGCCTATGAACCGGCGGTCATGTTGATGGATGAGCCGTTCGGCGCGCTTGATTTCCAGACCAAGGTCGTCATGGGACGGGAGCTGTTGCGGATCTGGGAAGCGGAACGGCGCAGCATCCTGTTCGTGACCCATGACATCGAGGAAGCCGTGGCGTTAGCGGATCGCGTGCTGGTGTTTTCGCCGAGGCCGGCCCGCATTGTCGCGGAGCATCGAATCGCCCTGCCGCGGCCGCGCGACCTCCGCGCGTTGCGCGCGAACCCTGAATTCACCGGCTATACCCGTGCAATTTGGCAAGCGCTCGGAGACGCCGAATAG
- a CDS encoding ABC transporter permease, whose product MTEPVAAEELLTARRPVRGRMDISAMVWRLALVAGVLLVWEFAAGRLFNEFWSSRPSLVAERLLMLLRSGEIWRHVYATVSEALLGLLLGAVVGTPIGIALAHYRRAAKIVDPFIMGLYGLPRVALAPMFILWFGIGLFSKVMMSFSMVLFVFILNVTEGIRTVDPDMVDLMRTMRAPRAYIMRKVMIPSIVPWLIASFRIGIGLSLVGAVVSELIGANRGLGWYVVRAGGQLDTAGVFTGLFLLMLIAMIANQIIFMIERKVLHWRRSTQ is encoded by the coding sequence ATGACTGAGCCCGTAGCCGCCGAGGAGCTCCTGACGGCCCGCCGGCCGGTGCGCGGGCGCATGGATATTTCCGCCATGGTCTGGCGGCTTGCTTTGGTGGCCGGCGTGTTGCTGGTTTGGGAATTCGCCGCCGGCCGTCTGTTCAATGAATTCTGGAGCAGCCGCCCAAGCCTGGTTGCCGAACGGCTGCTGATGTTGCTGCGGAGTGGAGAAATCTGGCGGCACGTCTACGCCACGGTGTCGGAGGCGCTACTCGGCCTGCTGCTTGGAGCGGTGGTTGGAACGCCCATCGGAATTGCCCTGGCGCACTATCGACGTGCGGCGAAAATCGTCGATCCCTTCATCATGGGGCTTTACGGCCTGCCGCGCGTGGCGCTCGCCCCGATGTTCATCCTTTGGTTCGGCATCGGCCTGTTCTCGAAGGTCATGATGTCCTTTTCCATGGTGCTGTTCGTTTTCATCCTCAATGTCACCGAGGGTATCCGCACGGTCGATCCCGACATGGTCGATCTGATGCGAACAATGCGGGCGCCCCGCGCCTACATCATGCGCAAGGTCATGATCCCCTCCATCGTGCCGTGGCTGATCGCCTCGTTCCGGATCGGGATCGGGCTATCACTGGTGGGGGCGGTGGTCAGCGAGCTGATCGGCGCCAATCGCGGGCTGGGCTGGTACGTCGTGCGGGCCGGCGGTCAGCTCGACACCGCCGGCGTGTTCACCGGCCTGTTCCTGCTCATGCTGATCGCCATGATCGCCAACCAGATCATCTTCATGATTGAACGAAAGGTGCTTCATTGGCGCCGCTCGACCCAGTAG
- a CDS encoding ABC transporter substrate-binding protein gives MQAPAASPFRSVSLVLCAWLAVSFHGNTAAAATALRIASAQQSIASIPVVVAQQQKLFEAEGLTAEIIDFDGGGPAVQALVGGGVDLCICAGDHALRLASRGLGGTVVVALLDKHPYSLLAPVSSPATDLKSLRGKPVGITSAGSLTDNTIRYMIRNIGLDPDSDYEIIAAGTGASMRAALDTGSVAAGMFTTPDVQTYMATGKYKFVADFRDLDYMALDLVAAGSWTKTHDTTAHAVARAIVKAQQIIQTDPKAVEAAVHERFPTLSPDLVVTVAKDAAERSLSHDGRAQEAGFKTALAMLRVADPTVKELAYKDVVALRYLP, from the coding sequence TTGCAAGCGCCCGCCGCCAGCCCTTTCCGATCCGTCTCCCTCGTACTCTGCGCCTGGCTGGCTGTCTCCTTTCATGGGAATACCGCCGCGGCGGCGACGGCGCTCCGTATTGCCTCGGCGCAGCAGTCGATCGCGTCGATTCCTGTCGTCGTGGCCCAGCAGCAGAAGCTGTTCGAGGCCGAGGGCCTGACGGCGGAGATCATCGATTTCGACGGCGGCGGCCCCGCCGTGCAGGCTCTGGTCGGTGGCGGCGTCGATCTGTGCATCTGCGCCGGCGATCATGCCTTGCGGCTGGCCAGCCGCGGACTGGGCGGCACCGTGGTGGTCGCCTTGCTCGACAAGCATCCCTATTCGCTGCTCGCGCCGGTCAGCTCGCCAGCCACCGACCTGAAAAGTCTTCGCGGTAAGCCGGTCGGCATCACTTCTGCGGGCAGCCTGACCGACAATACGATCCGCTACATGATCCGAAACATCGGCCTCGATCCGGACAGCGATTACGAAATCATCGCGGCCGGAACCGGCGCTTCCATGCGCGCGGCGCTCGACACCGGGTCGGTGGCCGCCGGCATGTTCACGACGCCGGACGTGCAGACCTACATGGCGACCGGCAAGTACAAGTTCGTGGCCGATTTCCGGGACCTGGACTACATGGCCCTCGATCTCGTTGCTGCCGGAAGCTGGACCAAGACGCATGATACGACCGCACATGCCGTCGCGCGTGCTATCGTGAAGGCGCAGCAGATCATCCAGACCGACCCGAAGGCCGTCGAGGCGGCCGTTCACGAGCGTTTTCCCACGCTGTCCCCGGACCTCGTCGTCACGGTTGCCAAAGACGCGGCCGAACGAAGCCTGTCGCACGACGGCCGCGCGCAAGAAGCCGGCTTCAAGACGGCGCTCGCGATGTTGCGGGTTGCCGATCCCACCGTGAAGGAGCTCGCCTACAAGGATGTCGTCGCCCTTCGCTATCTGCCCTGA
- a CDS encoding UbiD family decarboxylase has translation MDETFRGFLDRLRQKGELVDFNQPIDIRHIATLVDQSDKALFFHNVIGYKMPVVSGIIRTRERAMMAMGATEYLQIEDRLKNGITNPIPPERVASSPTREIVMKGDDVDLYKLPIPMSSIYDGGPMITAGVVIAHDPELGMNTGIYRFMVKEKNLTGIDIVTPNNMRLFVQRAYEAKRPLPISISIGTHPVELLGAGFRAPLGTDEMAIAGGIRGKAVKLAACETVDVPYIADAEIVLEAEVLPVGWTQPEGRFGEFTWLMGGLHWNPVVRVKAVSMRRDAVYYALHMPWENTWLMAPTRYTAIRQALRTAGVAVKDINMTMGGVTFWHAVISIKKQAGEGKNALLAALSVMDLKHVVVVDDDIDVFNPVEVEWAIATRVQGDRDIMIISNARGKPLDPSLAPTPHGIVPTTAKVGIDATISEGIPKERYERITYAYADTAKIEDYLGGKADHESDETPESVIGQLADDIAALIGKTPLYFTDVAERFSKFKFNTVARAIGLLHEKEQLWQDPRGRLCLRNSAFAAKLPT, from the coding sequence ATGGACGAAACATTCCGCGGATTTCTTGATCGCTTGCGTCAAAAGGGCGAATTGGTCGACTTCAATCAACCCATCGACATCCGTCACATCGCGACGCTGGTCGATCAGTCCGACAAGGCGTTATTCTTCCACAATGTCATCGGCTACAAGATGCCGGTCGTGTCAGGCATTATCCGCACGCGCGAACGGGCCATGATGGCCATGGGCGCCACCGAATATCTGCAGATCGAGGACCGGCTCAAGAACGGCATCACCAATCCGATTCCGCCCGAGCGCGTGGCGAGCTCGCCGACGCGCGAGATCGTCATGAAGGGCGATGACGTCGATCTCTACAAGCTGCCGATTCCGATGTCGTCCATCTACGACGGCGGCCCGATGATCACCGCCGGCGTCGTGATCGCTCACGATCCCGAACTCGGGATGAATACCGGCATCTACCGGTTCATGGTCAAGGAGAAGAACCTGACCGGAATCGATATTGTCACGCCCAACAACATGCGACTGTTCGTGCAGCGCGCGTATGAGGCAAAACGGCCGCTGCCGATCTCGATCAGCATCGGTACCCATCCGGTCGAACTGCTCGGTGCCGGTTTCCGCGCCCCGCTCGGCACCGACGAGATGGCCATCGCCGGCGGCATCCGTGGCAAGGCGGTCAAGCTGGCCGCCTGCGAAACCGTCGACGTTCCCTATATCGCGGACGCCGAAATCGTCCTCGAGGCGGAGGTGCTGCCGGTCGGATGGACGCAGCCCGAAGGCCGTTTCGGTGAATTCACCTGGCTGATGGGAGGCTTGCACTGGAACCCGGTCGTCCGGGTCAAGGCGGTGTCGATGCGGCGCGACGCCGTCTACTACGCGCTGCATATGCCCTGGGAAAACACCTGGCTGATGGCGCCGACGCGCTATACCGCGATCCGGCAGGCGCTGCGCACCGCTGGTGTCGCGGTCAAGGACATCAACATGACCATGGGCGGCGTGACCTTCTGGCACGCGGTCATCTCGATCAAGAAACAGGCCGGCGAAGGCAAGAACGCGCTGCTGGCCGCGCTGTCCGTGATGGATCTGAAACACGTGGTCGTCGTCGACGACGACATCGACGTGTTCAATCCCGTCGAGGTCGAATGGGCGATTGCGACCCGCGTCCAGGGCGACCGCGACATCATGATCATCAGCAACGCCCGCGGCAAGCCGCTGGATCCCAGCCTGGCGCCAACGCCCCATGGCATCGTGCCGACGACCGCGAAGGTCGGCATCGATGCGACGATTTCGGAGGGCATTCCGAAGGAGCGCTATGAGCGCATCACCTATGCCTACGCCGACACGGCCAAGATCGAGGATTACCTCGGCGGCAAGGCGGACCATGAGAGCGACGAGACGCCGGAGTCCGTGATCGGACAGCTCGCCGACGACATCGCCGCCCTGATCGGCAAGACCCCGCTGTATTTCACCGATGTCGCCGAACGATTTTCCAAATTCAAGTTCAACACGGTCGCGCGCGCGATCGGCCTGCTGCACGAAAAGGAACAACTCTGGCAGGATCCCAGAGGGCGGCTGTGTTTGCGCAACTCTGCTTTCGCCGCTAAGTTGCCGACCTGA
- a CDS encoding class I adenylate-forming enzyme family protein: protein MQAFANLGSLTPVDRDLEKAAVIDLSTGSERSFSYRDFEEQANAVARALTRLGLVRGDRVAVLSANRFEYLTTVYGAMRAGFVAVPVNFKFPASTIDYIIRDSGAKLVFCDTARFGDAPPDLPRIGFDGDGIGFPDFLEPGPFEAVAALPREPAMYLYTSGSTGRPKGVVLSHQSHIWVVEQRTAGPDLSRHRYLVAAPLYHMNALAMSQLACASYATIVLLPQFTTKAYLDAIATYRCTWLTAVPPMIAMMLNDKPRLAATDLSSVEFLRMGSAPVSHSLLESIHQAMPHAAITNAYGTTEGGPVVFGPHPAGLPQPEMSVGYPHRKVQVRLIDESGNPSEVGVLELKCPAIMNGYHNRPDLKPPITEDGFYITGDVFRRDENGFHFFVGRTDDMFVSGGENIFPGEVEKMLETHPAVINACVVPVPDDLKGAKPVAFVVAREGSDISEKSLKAYALENAPAYQHPRSVWFLDSLPLASTNKLDRNALRTLAAEKLQP, encoded by the coding sequence ATGCAAGCGTTCGCAAATCTCGGATCACTTACTCCTGTCGACCGCGATCTCGAAAAGGCCGCGGTCATTGATCTGAGCACCGGCAGCGAGCGCTCTTTCAGCTACCGCGATTTCGAGGAACAGGCCAACGCGGTCGCCCGCGCCTTGACCAGGCTGGGTCTGGTGCGGGGCGATCGGGTGGCCGTGTTGTCGGCCAATCGTTTCGAATATCTCACCACGGTATATGGCGCGATGCGCGCCGGATTCGTCGCCGTCCCGGTCAACTTCAAGTTTCCGGCGTCGACGATCGATTACATCATTCGGGATTCCGGCGCCAAGCTGGTGTTTTGCGATACCGCGCGTTTCGGCGACGCCCCCCCTGATCTGCCGCGCATCGGATTTGACGGCGACGGCATCGGCTTTCCGGATTTCCTGGAGCCGGGGCCGTTCGAGGCCGTCGCGGCGTTGCCCCGCGAGCCGGCGATGTACCTCTACACCTCGGGCTCGACCGGCCGCCCCAAGGGCGTCGTGCTCTCGCACCAGAGCCATATCTGGGTCGTCGAACAGCGAACCGCCGGCCCGGACCTGTCGCGTCATCGCTACCTGGTCGCCGCGCCGCTCTATCACATGAACGCGCTGGCGATGAGCCAGCTCGCCTGCGCCAGCTATGCCACCATCGTCCTGTTGCCGCAGTTTACCACCAAGGCCTATCTCGACGCGATCGCGACCTATCGCTGCACCTGGCTGACGGCGGTGCCGCCGATGATCGCCATGATGCTGAACGACAAGCCCCGGCTGGCCGCGACGGATCTGTCCAGCGTCGAATTCCTGCGGATGGGATCGGCGCCTGTCAGCCATAGCCTGCTGGAGTCGATTCACCAGGCGATGCCGCATGCGGCGATCACCAACGCTTACGGCACGACCGAAGGCGGCCCGGTCGTGTTCGGCCCGCATCCGGCAGGATTGCCGCAGCCGGAGATGTCGGTTGGCTATCCGCATCGGAAGGTGCAGGTCCGGTTGATCGACGAGAGCGGCAATCCGTCTGAGGTCGGCGTCCTCGAACTCAAATGCCCCGCGATCATGAACGGCTATCACAACCGTCCGGACCTCAAGCCCCCGATTACCGAGGATGGTTTCTACATCACCGGCGACGTGTTCCGTCGTGACGAAAACGGCTTCCACTTCTTTGTCGGGCGAACCGACGACATGTTCGTCAGCGGCGGCGAGAATATCTTCCCGGGCGAAGTGGAGAAGATGCTGGAAACCCATCCCGCCGTGATCAACGCCTGTGTCGTACCGGTTCCGGACGATCTCAAGGGCGCGAAGCCGGTGGCGTTCGTCGTAGCGCGCGAGGGCAGCGACATCTCCGAAAAGAGCCTGAAGGCCTATGCGCTCGAGAACGCTCCGGCCTACCAGCATCCGCGCTCGGTCTGGTTTCTCGATAGCCTGCCCCTGGCCTCCACCAATAAGCTGGATCGCAACGCGCTGCGCACGCTCGCGGCTGAAAAGCTGCAGCCCTGA
- a CDS encoding PaaI family thioesterase yields the protein MSEVPSVEDVQKLISRGPFHQWLGLNIVAVGEGSIELTATWREEWVVNPDRRYTHGGILATLVDLTADWAMVSKTGRGVPTIDLRVDYHRAAMPGLLTAKGKIIHFGRQFSVAEAEVFDQDNRLLASGRGTYLTAPPA from the coding sequence ATGAGCGAAGTGCCGAGTGTCGAAGACGTCCAAAAGTTGATATCGCGCGGCCCCTTCCACCAATGGCTGGGGTTGAATATCGTCGCGGTCGGCGAAGGCTCCATTGAGCTGACCGCGACGTGGCGCGAGGAATGGGTCGTCAATCCGGATCGACGTTATACGCATGGCGGCATCCTTGCCACGCTCGTCGACTTGACCGCCGACTGGGCTATGGTCTCGAAGACCGGACGAGGCGTCCCCACCATCGACCTGCGCGTGGACTATCATCGTGCCGCGATGCCGGGCCTGCTCACGGCCAAAGGTAAGATCATTCATTTCGGCCGGCAATTTTCCGTCGCCGAAGCCGAAGTGTTCGATCAGGATAATCGGTTGCTGGCCAGCGGACGGGGCACCTATCTGACGGCGCCGCCCGCTTGA
- a CDS encoding SDR family NAD(P)-dependent oxidoreductase, whose product MSETMKALVLRQHGGLENLVVLDHPKPKATAGAVVIRVRASSFNYHDVFTVQGMPGIKVPLPVVIGLDMAGEIVEVGEGVTGWKAGARVLVNPLNKKKGLMGEMLDGGMAEYCLVEADQLIAMPDGITFEEAASLPVAYGTAHRMLITHKTIRKGDRVVILGASGGVGTACVVLCKLLGAEVIACASSAEKMEKLKSIGADEAINYKEVDFSKWAVEKYGKPQRRTNEGGVDVVINFTGGDTWVPSLRCLKRGGSLLVCGATAGYDPKEDLRYIWSFELKVIGSNSFYQDNLTSLMDMIAKKQIKPLIDEVLTLDQAAEGLRLIKDREVIGKVVIVP is encoded by the coding sequence ATGTCAGAAACGATGAAGGCGCTGGTCCTGCGCCAGCATGGTGGGTTGGAAAACCTGGTTGTGCTCGACCACCCCAAGCCGAAAGCAACAGCCGGGGCGGTCGTGATCCGTGTCCGTGCATCGTCCTTCAACTATCACGACGTCTTCACCGTCCAGGGCATGCCGGGCATCAAGGTTCCGCTGCCCGTGGTCATCGGTCTGGATATGGCCGGCGAGATCGTTGAAGTCGGCGAAGGGGTCACCGGCTGGAAGGCCGGCGCCCGCGTTCTGGTTAATCCCCTGAACAAGAAAAAGGGCCTGATGGGCGAGATGCTCGACGGCGGAATGGCGGAATATTGCCTTGTTGAAGCCGATCAGTTGATCGCAATGCCCGACGGCATCACCTTCGAAGAGGCAGCGTCGTTGCCGGTGGCCTATGGCACCGCCCACCGCATGCTGATCACGCACAAGACCATTCGCAAGGGCGACCGCGTTGTCATCCTGGGTGCGAGCGGCGGCGTCGGTACTGCCTGCGTTGTATTGTGCAAGCTGCTTGGCGCTGAGGTCATCGCCTGCGCGAGCAGCGCGGAGAAGATGGAAAAGCTCAAGTCGATCGGCGCAGACGAGGCGATAAACTATAAGGAAGTCGATTTCTCGAAATGGGCTGTGGAAAAATACGGCAAGCCACAGCGCCGCACCAACGAGGGCGGCGTCGATGTCGTCATCAACTTTACTGGCGGAGACACCTGGGTGCCGTCGCTGCGCTGCCTGAAGCGCGGCGGAAGCCTGTTGGTCTGCGGCGCGACCGCGGGATACGACCCGAAGGAAGATCTCCGTTACATCTGGAGCTTCGAACTCAAGGTCATCGGCTCCAACAGCTTCTATCAGGACAACTTGACCAGTCTCATGGATATGATCGCCAAGAAGCAGATCAAGCCGCTGATCGACGAGGTCCTGACGCTCGATCAGGCCGCCGAAGGCCTCCGCCTGATCAAGGACCGCGAAGTCATCGGCAAGGTCGTGATCGTTCCGTAA